A region from the Bacteroidota bacterium genome encodes:
- a CDS encoding 6-phosphofructokinase has protein sequence MGKPQRIGILTAGGDCPGINAAIRGVGKTAITKYGMEVIGFSSGFSGIINKEYEVLDEAKLSGILTLGGTILGTSREKPFKKNGNKGTDKPDRIKKHYKELGLDCLVCIGGNGTQKTAALLAEEGLNVVGIPKTIDNDVFGTDFTFGFDSAVWIATEAIDRLHTTANSHKRIMVIELMGHTAGWLALYAGMAGGGDVILLPELGYDPQVVNRYLLDRAYKKKPYSIVVVAEGIEKPETETSAAAYVARMIENGTRIETRTTILGYVQRGGSPSPMDRILATRFGTKAVDLIAQEKYGRMVNIVNNSTDSIPLKEVAGKLNLVPKKHSLINKARALDICMGDECSF, from the coding sequence ATGGGAAAACCACAAAGAATAGGAATTCTCACAGCCGGAGGCGATTGCCCGGGCATCAATGCCGCCATACGCGGGGTGGGCAAAACGGCCATCACCAAATATGGGATGGAGGTCATCGGATTTTCCTCGGGTTTTTCGGGCATCATCAACAAAGAGTATGAAGTGCTCGACGAAGCCAAGCTCTCAGGAATTCTGACGCTTGGAGGCACCATCCTGGGGACTTCGCGCGAGAAGCCTTTCAAGAAAAACGGCAACAAGGGTACTGATAAGCCCGACCGCATCAAAAAGCATTACAAAGAGCTTGGGCTGGATTGCCTGGTGTGCATTGGGGGCAATGGCACCCAAAAAACGGCTGCATTGCTGGCCGAAGAGGGCCTTAATGTGGTAGGAATTCCAAAAACGATTGATAATGATGTTTTTGGGACGGATTTCACCTTTGGCTTCGACTCGGCGGTATGGATTGCCACCGAGGCTATCGACAGGTTGCACACCACAGCCAACTCGCACAAGCGCATCATGGTCATTGAGCTCATGGGGCACACCGCGGGCTGGCTGGCACTCTACGCCGGAATGGCCGGCGGAGGCGATGTGATCCTTCTGCCCGAGCTGGGCTACGACCCGCAGGTGGTCAACCGCTATCTGCTCGACAGGGCCTACAAAAAGAAACCTTACTCGATTGTGGTGGTGGCCGAGGGTATCGAAAAGCCTGAAACAGAAACTTCTGCCGCAGCCTATGTGGCCAGAATGATCGAAAATGGAACCCGCATCGAAACCCGTACCACCATTCTGGGATATGTGCAACGCGGCGGATCGCCCTCGCCTATGGATCGCATCCTGGCCACACGCTTTGGCACCAAGGCTGTTGACCTCATCGCACAGGAAAAATACGGCCGTATGGTCAATATCGTCAACAACAGCACCGATAGCATTCCGCTTAAAGAAGTGGCAGGCAAGCTCAACCTGGTGCCAAAAAAACACAGCCTGATCAATAAAGCCCGTGCATTGGATATTTGTATGGGGGATGAATGCAGTTTTTAA
- a CDS encoding DUF3995 domain-containing protein, translated as MNPFAPLAAYILASMMALAGLGSLFLLASGRFRPGMLLPESAGLRPGQSRRWFAIQAVLLIVAALLVYVRITQLQQGHRDNVMDNITYGISSLLFFRVIGDFRYIGFFAPRSSDPFSVLDKKALTPLFLFWFALSVFLLF; from the coding sequence ATGAACCCTTTTGCTCCACTTGCCGCGTATATTCTGGCATCCATGATGGCCCTGGCCGGATTGGGATCATTATTTCTGCTTGCATCCGGCCGCTTCAGGCCAGGCATGCTGCTGCCCGAAAGTGCAGGACTAAGGCCCGGGCAGAGCCGTCGCTGGTTTGCCATTCAGGCAGTTTTGCTCATCGTTGCCGCACTGCTGGTGTATGTGCGCATCACCCAGCTCCAGCAAGGCCATCGCGATAACGTGATGGACAATATCACCTATGGCATCAGCAGCCTGCTGTTTTTCAGGGTGATAGGCGACTTCAGGTATATTGGTTTTTTTGCGCCACGGTCTTCCGATCCTTTTTCGGTTTTGGACAAAAAAGCCCTGACGCCCTTGTTTTTGTTCTGGTTTGCCCTGAGTGTTTTTCTGCTGTTCTGA
- the zupT gene encoding zinc transporter ZupT, with product MEISSGQIVFAFALTLFAGLSTGIGSAISLLSKRTNTRFLTVALGFSAGVMIYVSFVEILQKARELLIAEYGSGMGDWYAIGGFFAGIALIALIDKFIPDNPHEVRKVEEMDDESKRNRMSRVGLLTALVIGIHNFPEGLATFTAALNDPALGVAIAIAIAIHNIPEGIAVAVPIYYATNSRKKAFWLSFSSGLAEPVGAIVGFALLMPFMNPLVFGLLFAVIAGIMVFISLDELLPAAETFGEHHLAIYGLIGGMAVMALSLLMMA from the coding sequence ATGGAGATTAGCAGCGGACAGATCGTGTTTGCTTTTGCGCTGACCTTGTTTGCCGGACTTTCGACTGGCATCGGGAGCGCGATTTCTCTGCTCTCCAAGCGAACCAACACCCGTTTTCTTACCGTAGCTCTGGGCTTTTCGGCAGGTGTGATGATCTATGTGTCATTTGTCGAAATTCTTCAGAAAGCACGCGAACTGCTTATCGCAGAATACGGTTCAGGCATGGGCGACTGGTATGCCATAGGCGGTTTTTTTGCCGGCATTGCCCTCATTGCCCTCATTGATAAGTTTATCCCCGACAACCCACACGAAGTGCGCAAGGTGGAGGAAATGGACGACGAAAGCAAAAGAAACCGCATGAGCCGTGTAGGGCTGCTCACGGCCCTGGTCATTGGCATACACAACTTTCCCGAAGGTCTTGCCACTTTCACAGCTGCACTCAACGATCCCGCCCTGGGTGTGGCCATTGCCATCGCCATTGCCATCCACAACATCCCCGAAGGCATAGCCGTGGCCGTGCCCATCTACTACGCCACCAACAGCCGCAAAAAAGCCTTTTGGCTCTCGTTCAGCAGCGGCCTTGCCGAGCCGGTGGGCGCCATTGTTGGCTTTGCCCTGCTGATGCCTTTCATGAACCCGCTTGTATTCGGCTTGCTTTTTGCGGTCATTGCCGGAATTATGGTCTTTATTTCGCTCGACGAACTGCTGCCTGCAGCCGAAACCTTCGGCGAGCACCACCTGGCCATTTACGGCCTCATCGGGGGAATGGCCGTGATGGCCCTCAGCCTGCTGATGATGGCCTGA
- a CDS encoding cupin domain-containing protein — MADTRRPFFLELPKGTAYFEILSSSQSHAMRSGLVCLEPGQSCGLHTTGAHEEVLVFLEGSGETLIEGQHPIAVQEGGIAYIPPHTPHNVQNTGQHRLCYIYVVSTV; from the coding sequence ATGGCCGATACCAGGCGTCCGTTTTTTCTGGAACTTCCCAAAGGCACCGCATATTTCGAAATCCTCAGCAGTAGCCAAAGCCATGCCATGCGGTCGGGATTGGTTTGCCTCGAGCCTGGCCAGAGTTGCGGTTTGCATACCACCGGAGCACACGAGGAAGTTCTGGTATTTCTGGAAGGGTCGGGTGAAACCCTGATCGAAGGCCAGCACCCCATCGCTGTGCAGGAGGGCGGCATTGCCTACATCCCGCCACATACCCCACACAACGTACAGAACACCGGCCAGCACAGGTTGTGCTACATTTACGTTGTTTCCACGGTATGA